In Polaribacter sp. Hel_I_88, the following proteins share a genomic window:
- a CDS encoding PAS domain-containing sensor histidine kinase: MNYKSYILKLFLRNFMLICLILGLIYVIVKKEDILYIVLISFAILCSIQNLYTFIKRRFAAIDDFFEAVKYRDFSRWFPEDRGPKDIRFLYTGFNEVNRTIKEINVQNETQYIYLQKILEMIDVGIIAYNIETGDVLWLNDTFKEIIDFPSFKNIRFVENRKPELYTIIFETYNREPNSITIALQNEQLKVLISDTIFQIKEDSFKLVILQNIDSTLNKNESEAWKKLLSVMTHEIMNSIAPISSLADTLQRNIELSLENPQENSLEIEDLNAGIKTIKNRSQGLLKFAKTYRSLSKVTHLNLQKVQVSELFKNIELLMAPSIKAKNIAIEFSISSKRLQLDIDVHLIEQVIINLILNAKDACQQKENPLIKVEASQTQNRAIVIKVFDNGAGIPKEIMENIFVPFFTSKSTGSGIGLSLCKQIMLLHKGKILVNSIENEGTVFTLTF, translated from the coding sequence ATGAATTATAAAAGTTACATTTTAAAACTCTTCCTTCGGAATTTTATGTTGATTTGCCTAATTTTAGGTTTGATTTACGTTATTGTAAAAAAAGAAGATATTTTATACATTGTGCTTATAAGTTTTGCAATATTGTGTAGTATTCAAAATTTATACACCTTTATAAAAAGACGTTTTGCAGCCATTGATGACTTTTTTGAGGCTGTAAAATACCGTGATTTTTCAAGATGGTTTCCAGAAGATCGTGGGCCAAAAGATATTCGATTTTTATACACAGGTTTTAATGAAGTAAACAGAACTATCAAAGAAATTAACGTTCAAAACGAAACGCAATACATTTATCTTCAGAAAATTTTAGAAATGATTGATGTTGGTATTATTGCCTATAATATTGAAACAGGAGACGTATTATGGTTGAATGATACATTTAAAGAAATTATTGATTTTCCTTCATTTAAAAACATTCGTTTTGTAGAAAACAGAAAACCAGAATTGTATACTATTATTTTTGAAACCTATAATAGAGAACCAAATTCTATTACAATTGCGCTCCAAAATGAGCAGTTAAAAGTTTTAATTTCTGATACTATTTTTCAAATTAAAGAAGATTCTTTTAAATTGGTTATCCTACAAAATATTGATAGTACTTTAAACAAAAATGAGTCTGAAGCCTGGAAAAAATTATTGAGTGTAATGACGCATGAAATAATGAATTCGATTGCGCCAATTTCTTCTTTAGCAGATACTTTACAAAGAAATATTGAATTGAGTTTAGAAAATCCACAAGAAAATTCTTTGGAAATTGAAGACTTAAACGCAGGCATAAAAACGATTAAAAATAGAAGTCAAGGTTTATTAAAATTTGCAAAAACCTACAGAAGTTTAAGCAAAGTAACCCATTTAAACTTACAAAAAGTACAAGTTTCTGAACTTTTTAAGAATATTGAATTATTAATGGCTCCATCAATCAAAGCAAAAAATATTGCTATTGAATTTTCTATATCTTCTAAAAGATTACAATTGGATATTGATGTTCATTTAATAGAACAAGTTATCATTAATTTGATTTTAAATGCAAAAGATGCTTGTCAACAAAAAGAAAATCCACTTATTAAAGTTGAAGCTTCTCAAACACAAAACAGAGCAATTGTTATTAAAGTTTTTGATAATGGTGCAGGAATTCCGAAAGAAATTATGGAGAATATTTTTGTGCCATTCTTTACAAGCAAATCTACAGGAAGTGGTATTGGCTTAAGTCTTTGCAAACAAATTATGTTGTTACACAAAGGCAAAATTTTAGTAAATAGTATCGAAAATGAAGGTACTGTTTTTACACTTACCTTTTAG
- a CDS encoding 2OG-Fe(II) oxygenase: protein MIHRKEIATLISDKLTKEKETLKAQFLKSEKEIGFFYVDELLPESLVLDIYKSFPKLSQTKQRKNIREFKYIAYQMDKYNALLEEVIYAFQDVKVVQLVSEICGIESLIPDENLYAGGLSLMAKDNYLSPHLDNSHDKDRHLWRVLNLLFYVTPNWELDNGGNLELWNNGLKNEPIVVQSKCNRLVVMATHDKSWHSVNKVLKDDVRRCVSNYYFSEKSLLQDDNFHVTTFRGRPSQKVKDIFFRLDNNLRTAVRKVFEKGIRENPHQYKK, encoded by the coding sequence ATGATACATAGAAAAGAAATAGCTACTTTAATTTCCGATAAATTAACCAAAGAAAAAGAAACTTTAAAAGCACAGTTTTTAAAGTCGGAAAAAGAAATTGGTTTTTTTTATGTTGATGAACTTTTACCTGAAAGTTTAGTGCTTGATATTTACAAGAGCTTTCCAAAATTATCGCAAACTAAGCAACGAAAAAATATCAGAGAATTTAAGTATATAGCCTATCAAATGGATAAGTATAACGCACTTTTAGAAGAGGTTATTTATGCTTTTCAAGATGTCAAAGTTGTACAATTAGTCTCAGAAATTTGTGGAATTGAAAGCTTAATTCCAGATGAAAACTTGTATGCAGGAGGTTTATCTTTAATGGCAAAAGATAATTATTTAAGTCCGCATTTAGACAATTCTCATGATAAAGATAGGCATCTTTGGCGCGTTTTGAATTTGTTGTTTTATGTGACACCAAATTGGGAATTAGACAATGGTGGTAACTTAGAATTATGGAATAATGGTTTAAAAAATGAACCTATTGTAGTTCAAAGTAAATGTAACAGATTGGTTGTTATGGCCACTCATGACAAATCTTGGCATTCTGTAAATAAAGTTTTAAAAGATGATGTAAGGCGTTGTGTTTCTAATTATTATTTTTCAGAAAAATCTTTATTACAAGATGATAATTTTCATGTAACTACGTTTAGAGGAAGACCTTCACAAAAAGTTAAAGATATTTTTTTTCGATTAGATAATAATTTAAGAACAGCTGTTCGTAAAGTTTTTGAAAAAGGAATTAGAGAAAATCCTCATCAATATAAAAAATAA
- a CDS encoding glycosyltransferase: MNIFIEPKISIIIPVLNNLKGLQKTIHSIKVQNFKDFEVWIVDGGSAIETQDYLNTLEKPFFYQSRVDKGIYDAMNKGISLAKGEWLYFLGTGDFFNNETVLQEVSKYLSNNTYSIISGSIVYQGNKKPFVYSKSKMTKTPFWSFSMWIRNGLHHQGTFYKKVLFKDIKYPLKYKILSDYWLNLYLYKSTISCKIINTIIANCNSDGVSKAGSWKIYKEEIDLKTDLSSVLFSPFFYSIAYIKFLSRKTINDT; this comes from the coding sequence ATAAATATTTTTATCGAACCAAAAATATCCATAATAATTCCTGTTTTAAACAATCTTAAAGGATTGCAAAAAACAATTCATAGCATTAAAGTTCAAAACTTTAAAGATTTTGAAGTTTGGATTGTTGATGGAGGTTCTGCTATTGAAACTCAAGATTATCTAAATACGTTGGAAAAGCCATTTTTCTATCAATCTAGAGTCGATAAAGGAATTTATGATGCCATGAATAAGGGTATTTCTTTGGCAAAAGGTGAGTGGCTTTATTTTTTAGGAACTGGCGATTTTTTTAATAACGAAACTGTTTTGCAAGAAGTTTCTAAGTATTTATCAAATAATACATATTCCATAATTTCAGGATCTATTGTTTATCAAGGCAATAAAAAACCCTTTGTATACAGTAAAAGTAAAATGACTAAAACGCCTTTTTGGTCTTTTTCTATGTGGATTAGAAACGGATTGCATCATCAAGGAACATTTTATAAAAAAGTACTCTTTAAAGACATCAAATATCCTTTAAAATATAAAATTTTATCAGATTATTGGTTGAATTTATATTTGTACAAAAGCACTATTTCCTGTAAAATAATTAACACAATCATTGCAAACTGCAATTCAGATGGAGTTTCTAAAGCAGGTAGTTGGAAAATCTATAAAGAAGAAATTGATTTAAAAACTGACCTAAGTTCGGTGTTGTTTAGCCCTTTTTTTTATAGTATTGCATATATAAAGTTTTTATCAAGAAAAACAATAAATGATACATAG
- a CDS encoding glycosyltransferase, with translation MIKKKIFVAVTNDISTDYRVHKICSYLIDKNFEIDVYGRILPNTISVKRAYKIIRKKHFFNNEVWFYAEFNIRLFFHLLLKKYDYILANDLDTLPACFFISKLKNITLVYDSHELFSEGPELQGRKFVQGFWRKLEDFFLPKVQNSYTVSQSIAEFYSAKYQNNMGLIRNIPLKKDILEVDEVSFPTKNRTILYQGVLNPGRGLEPMIKALHFIDNLDLIIIGYGKVKAELRALVAEQQMQDRVHFLGRIKREKLFNYTKLATLGMVLEEPLGLSFKYSLPNKLFDYIHAEIPIIAGNMPEISRIINEYKVGVLVDDYQPENIAKSINNLLNDKVLLAEIKQNQQKAKEVLCWEIERKKLDNYFK, from the coding sequence TTGATAAAAAAGAAAATTTTTGTTGCAGTTACAAATGATATTTCAACCGATTATCGAGTGCATAAAATTTGCAGTTATTTAATTGATAAAAATTTTGAAATTGATGTGTATGGTAGAATTTTACCAAATACAATTTCTGTAAAACGTGCGTATAAAATAATCAGGAAAAAGCATTTTTTTAACAACGAAGTTTGGTTTTATGCTGAGTTTAATATTCGTTTATTTTTCCATTTACTTTTAAAAAAATACGATTATATTTTAGCAAATGATTTAGATACGTTGCCAGCTTGTTTTTTTATCAGTAAGCTAAAAAATATAACATTGGTGTATGATAGTCACGAACTTTTTTCTGAAGGTCCAGAATTGCAAGGAAGAAAATTTGTACAAGGTTTTTGGAGAAAATTAGAAGATTTTTTCCTGCCAAAAGTTCAAAATTCGTATACAGTTAGTCAATCTATTGCAGAGTTTTATAGTGCAAAATATCAAAATAACATGGGTCTGATTCGAAACATTCCTTTAAAAAAAGATATTTTAGAAGTTGATGAGGTTAGTTTCCCAACAAAAAATAGAACCATTTTATACCAAGGAGTTTTAAATCCTGGGAGAGGTTTAGAACCGATGATAAAAGCTTTGCATTTTATTGATAATTTAGATTTGATAATCATTGGTTATGGGAAAGTAAAAGCAGAATTAAGAGCTTTAGTTGCTGAACAGCAAATGCAAGATAGAGTTCATTTTTTAGGGAGAATTAAAAGAGAAAAATTATTCAATTATACAAAACTAGCAACTTTAGGAATGGTTTTAGAAGAACCTTTAGGATTGAGCTTTAAATATTCTTTGCCTAATAAATTGTTTGATTATATTCATGCAGAAATACCAATTATTGCTGGGAATATGCCAGAAATTTCAAGAATTATAAATGAATATAAAGTAGGTGTTTTGGTGGATGATTATCAACCAGAAAATATTGCAAAAAGCATTAATAACCTTTTAAATGATAAGGTTTTATTAGCTGAAATAAAGCAAAATCAACAGAAAGCAAAAGAAGTTTTGTGTTGGGAAATTGAACGTAAAAAGTTAGACAATTATTTTAAATAA
- a CDS encoding cell division ATP-binding protein FtsE, which translates to MDKPVLHLENAAIYQRENLVISKVNLTINKGDFYYLIGKTGSGKSSLMKTLYGDLKLQEGIGSIVDFDLKNLKEKEIPYLRRKIGIVFQDFKLLSDRTVFGNLEFVLKATGWKNKDEIKAKINEVLEKVGMQSQHYKNTFELSGGEQQRVAIARALLNDPELILADEPTGNLDPKTSLEVMELLNKIHKSGKTILMATHDYQLIVKYKHATLKVEAGELFEVVQQATV; encoded by the coding sequence ATGGACAAACCAGTTTTACATTTAGAGAATGCAGCCATTTATCAAAGAGAAAATTTGGTAATATCTAAAGTTAATTTAACCATTAACAAAGGAGATTTTTATTATTTGATAGGTAAAACAGGTAGTGGAAAAAGTAGTTTAATGAAAACACTTTATGGCGATTTAAAACTGCAAGAAGGTATTGGCTCTATTGTAGATTTTGATTTAAAAAATCTAAAAGAGAAAGAAATTCCTTACTTGAGAAGAAAAATAGGCATCGTTTTTCAAGATTTTAAATTGTTAAGTGATAGAACCGTTTTTGGAAATTTAGAGTTTGTTTTAAAAGCTACAGGTTGGAAAAATAAAGACGAGATTAAAGCAAAAATTAATGAAGTTTTAGAGAAAGTTGGGATGCAGTCTCAACATTACAAAAACACATTCGAACTTTCTGGAGGAGAACAGCAAAGAGTTGCTATTGCAAGGGCTTTGTTAAACGATCCAGAATTAATTTTGGCAGACGAACCTACAGGAAATTTAGATCCAAAAACTTCTTTGGAAGTTATGGAACTTTTAAATAAAATTCATAAAAGTGGTAAAACCATTTTAATGGCAACACATGATTATCAATTAATTGTAAAGTATAAACACGCAACTTTAAAAGTAGAAGCAGGGGAGTTGTTTGAAGTTGTGCAGCAGGCTACAGTTTAA
- a CDS encoding tetratricopeptide repeat protein, whose translation MKFRCIKKHILSYFFFITSFVMLSQQTVIDANIVSDFNNALKLYNNKAYAAAQKGFEKVQQTAKVSSSLQADATYYDAMCAVKLNQTDADKKVLNFVDENPTSNKKNKAFFNVANYYFANKKAAHALKWYEKVNTGLLSEENKIELNFKMGYGLLVAKKYELSKDKFLPLINDAKYGNDSRYYYGFIAYKLEDYGIAASTLKQIENDKTYKAEISYYLLDISFKAGQFEKCIEVGTELLKTARRNDISEISKIIGESYFNLEKYAESIPYLKAYTGKGGKLNNTDYYQLGYAYYKQNDFETAISYFNKIIDEKNMVSQNAYYHLAECYLNIDKKTEALNAFKTASEMSFNINIQQDAALNYAKLSYEEGNPFENVTDVLQNYLKNYPNSKSYNDINELVVSSFINQQDFEGAVQFLSKKNTQENIAMASEVALYRGIQLFNEQKLQEALPYFIKGKSSSETEINQKSNYWEAETLYQLANYEDALNKFINFNNRLKNSNSSAFPLLEYNIGYAHFKLKDYEKAAKTFTVFLEKRNLEIDLKNDTYIRLGDSYFATKNYLEALKAYQNVVNNEGIEADYAQYQIGMSYGFKELDDQKIEALTNVVNKYPTSNLKDDALYQLANTYTKIRNNQKAHEAYERLLAKHPKSAFLPKALVRQGLLYYNDNENRKALEKFKLTTSKFPNSADALEAVRNAKNIYVDEDNLDGYVKWTKTLKFVDVSDSELENSTFAIAERKYFEGKNNSTILSLRKYLSSFPNGKNQLKATYYLADLLFKEKMYSEAIEKYKIVLEAGQSEFSEDVLAKLSLIYLQREDFNGAIPLLERLEREAYITENILYAQSNLMKGYSTTKAYNLAIEYAEKILAKNKLDDNLKLDAKTVIARTSFVKLDLKKAEKFYKQVEEIATGELKAETLYFNAYFKNLNKEYEASNKVVQELIATYSNYKYWGVKSYVVMAKNYYELKDIYQATFILENVIKNFTQFEDIVKDAELELAKIKENEAKTNNSITPQTKN comes from the coding sequence ATGAAATTTCGATGTATCAAAAAACATATTTTATCGTATTTCTTTTTTATAACTTCTTTTGTGATGTTATCGCAACAAACTGTTATAGATGCTAATATAGTTTCCGACTTTAATAATGCTTTAAAACTTTATAATAATAAAGCGTATGCTGCTGCTCAAAAAGGGTTTGAAAAAGTACAACAAACAGCTAAAGTAAGTTCTAGTTTACAAGCAGATGCAACGTATTATGATGCTATGTGTGCTGTAAAACTAAACCAAACAGATGCAGATAAAAAAGTGTTGAATTTTGTTGATGAAAACCCAACAAGCAATAAAAAAAACAAAGCTTTTTTTAATGTTGCCAACTATTATTTTGCCAATAAAAAAGCGGCTCATGCTTTAAAATGGTACGAAAAAGTAAATACAGGTTTATTATCCGAAGAAAATAAAATTGAATTAAACTTTAAAATGGGTTATGGTTTATTAGTTGCAAAAAAATACGAACTATCTAAAGATAAGTTTTTACCATTAATAAACGATGCAAAATACGGAAACGACTCTAGGTATTATTATGGTTTTATCGCTTATAAATTAGAAGATTATGGTATTGCTGCTTCCACTTTAAAACAAATTGAAAATGATAAAACGTACAAAGCAGAAATATCTTACTATTTATTAGATATTAGCTTTAAAGCTGGGCAATTTGAAAAATGTATAGAAGTTGGCACCGAACTTTTAAAAACTGCCAGAAGAAATGACATTTCTGAAATTTCTAAAATTATTGGCGAGAGTTATTTTAATTTAGAAAAATATGCTGAATCAATTCCTTATTTAAAAGCATATACAGGTAAAGGTGGCAAGTTAAATAATACAGATTATTATCAATTAGGCTATGCGTATTATAAACAAAACGATTTTGAAACTGCCATAAGTTATTTTAATAAAATTATTGATGAAAAAAATATGGTTTCGCAAAATGCCTATTATCATTTAGCTGAATGTTATTTAAATATTGATAAAAAAACGGAAGCTTTGAATGCGTTTAAAACCGCAAGCGAAATGAGTTTTAACATAAATATTCAACAAGATGCTGCTTTAAATTACGCAAAATTAAGTTATGAGGAAGGCAATCCTTTTGAAAACGTTACCGATGTTTTACAAAATTATTTAAAAAACTATCCAAACTCAAAATCTTATAATGATATTAATGAATTGGTGGTTTCATCGTTTATAAATCAACAAGATTTTGAAGGTGCCGTACAATTTTTATCTAAAAAAAATACGCAAGAAAATATTGCTATGGCATCTGAAGTTGCCTTGTATAGAGGTATTCAATTATTTAATGAGCAAAAATTACAAGAAGCGTTGCCATATTTTATAAAAGGAAAAAGTTCTTCAGAAACAGAAATTAATCAAAAATCGAATTATTGGGAAGCAGAAACTTTGTATCAATTAGCAAATTACGAAGACGCTTTAAATAAGTTTATCAACTTTAATAATCGTTTAAAAAATAGTAACAGTAGTGCTTTTCCTTTATTAGAATACAATATAGGTTATGCTCACTTTAAGTTAAAAGATTATGAAAAAGCGGCAAAAACATTTACTGTTTTTTTAGAAAAAAGAAATTTAGAGATTGATTTAAAAAACGACACTTATATTCGTTTAGGAGATAGTTATTTTGCTACAAAAAACTATTTAGAGGCTTTAAAAGCTTATCAAAATGTAGTAAATAATGAGGGAATTGAAGCTGATTATGCTCAATATCAAATAGGAATGAGTTATGGTTTTAAGGAGTTAGATGATCAGAAAATTGAAGCATTAACTAATGTTGTAAACAAGTATCCAACATCTAATTTAAAAGATGATGCTTTGTATCAACTTGCAAATACCTACACAAAAATTAGAAACAATCAAAAAGCACATGAAGCTTATGAAAGATTGTTAGCGAAACATCCTAAAAGCGCCTTTTTACCAAAAGCTTTGGTTCGCCAAGGTTTGTTGTATTATAATGATAATGAAAACAGAAAAGCTTTAGAAAAATTTAAATTAACAACAAGTAAATTTCCTAATTCTGCTGATGCTCTTGAAGCTGTAAGAAATGCAAAAAATATTTATGTTGATGAGGATAATTTAGATGGTTATGTAAAATGGACTAAAACCTTAAAATTTGTTGATGTATCTGATTCTGAATTAGAAAACTCAACCTTTGCAATTGCAGAACGTAAATACTTTGAAGGCAAAAATAATAGCACTATTCTTAGTTTAAGAAAATACTTGAGCAGTTTTCCGAATGGTAAAAATCAACTAAAAGCAACGTATTATTTAGCAGATTTACTATTTAAAGAAAAAATGTATTCAGAAGCAATCGAAAAATATAAGATTGTTTTAGAGGCAGGACAAAGTGAATTTAGTGAAGATGTTCTAGCAAAATTATCTCTAATTTACTTGCAAAGAGAAGATTTTAATGGCGCAATTCCGTTGTTAGAAAGGTTGGAAAGAGAAGCTTACATTACTGAGAACATTCTGTACGCTCAAAGTAATTTAATGAAAGGGTATTCAACTACAAAAGCATATAATTTGGCCATAGAATATGCAGAAAAAATATTAGCCAAAAATAAATTAGATGATAATTTAAAGTTAGATGCTAAAACTGTAATTGCTAGAACTTCTTTTGTAAAGTTAGATCTAAAAAAAGCAGAAAAATTTTACAAACAGGTTGAAGAAATTGCAACTGGAGAGCTAAAAGCAGAAACTTTGTATTTTAATGCGTATTTCAAAAATTTAAACAAAGAATATGAAGCTTCTAACAAAGTTGTACAAGAATTAATTGCTACCTATTCTAATTACAAATATTGGGGTGTAAAAAGCTATGTAGTTATGGCTAAAAATTACTATGAATTAAAAGATATATATCAAGCAACTTTTATATTAGAAAACGTAATTAAAAATTTTACACAATTCGAAGATATTGTAAAAGATGCTGAATTAGAGCTTGCCAAAATAAAAGAAAACGAAGCCAAAACAAATAATTCTATAACTCCACAAACTAAAAATTAA
- the obgE gene encoding GTPase ObgE, with protein MTEGNFVDYIKIYASSGKGGQGSVHLHREKFITKGGPDGGDGGRGGHIILRGDKNMWTLFHLKFKRHFRAEGGGAGSASRSSGADAADVYIDVPLGTIIKDADTDEVILEITEHGKEVILLKGGKGGLGNWNFKTSTNQTPRYAQPGVDGLDGWFRMELKLLADVGLVGFPNAGKSTLLSVLTAAKPKIADYAFTTLKPNLGIVEHRNHQTFVMADIPGIIEGAAEGKGLGHRFLRHIERNSALLFLIPADSDDINKEYEILLNELKKHNPELLDKDRLLAVSKSDMLDEELQAEIKAELPKGVEALFISSVAEIGLQELKDKLWKMLN; from the coding sequence ATGACAGAAGGTAACTTTGTTGACTATATTAAAATTTACGCATCTTCTGGAAAAGGAGGTCAAGGATCTGTGCATTTGCATAGAGAAAAGTTTATAACCAAAGGTGGTCCTGATGGAGGAGATGGTGGACGTGGAGGACATATTATTTTGCGTGGAGACAAAAATATGTGGACGTTGTTTCATTTAAAATTCAAAAGACACTTTAGAGCAGAGGGTGGTGGAGCAGGAAGCGCAAGTAGAAGCTCTGGTGCAGATGCAGCAGATGTATACATTGATGTGCCTTTAGGAACCATTATCAAAGACGCAGATACAGACGAAGTAATTTTAGAAATAACGGAACATGGAAAAGAAGTTATTTTATTAAAAGGTGGTAAAGGAGGTCTTGGAAACTGGAATTTTAAAACATCAACAAACCAAACACCAAGATATGCACAACCAGGTGTAGATGGTTTAGATGGTTGGTTTAGAATGGAGTTAAAATTGTTAGCTGATGTTGGTTTAGTTGGTTTTCCAAATGCGGGTAAATCAACTTTATTATCAGTTTTAACAGCAGCAAAACCTAAAATTGCAGATTATGCTTTTACAACTTTAAAACCTAATTTAGGAATTGTAGAACACAGAAATCATCAAACTTTTGTAATGGCAGATATTCCTGGAATTATAGAAGGTGCTGCTGAAGGGAAAGGTTTAGGACATCGTTTTTTAAGACATATTGAGCGTAATTCGGCTTTGTTATTCTTAATTCCTGCAGATTCAGATGATATTAATAAAGAATATGAAATACTCTTAAATGAGCTTAAAAAGCACAATCCAGAATTGTTAGATAAAGATCGCTTATTGGCTGTTTCTAAATCAGATATGTTAGATGAGGAATTGCAAGCAGAAATAAAAGCAGAGCTGCCAAAAGGAGTTGAAGCTTTATTTATTTCTTCTGTTGCAGAAATTGGCTTACAAGAATTAAAAGATAAGCTTTGGAAAATGTTGAATTAA
- a CDS encoding adenylate kinase — MNIIKLDDLYFKPYIHKDEITRIVKQLAHQVKADLPNDEIPVFVGILNGCFLFAADFIREYKGNCEVSFVKLASYQGTTSSEKVKHLVGINEDLTGRTVIILEDIIDTGATLQEIYDIFRDKNVKKLKVVSLFFKPDVFRKELPIDYIGKNIADKFIVGYGLDYNGLGRNYASIYQLSTKPTMKNIVLFGPPGAGKGTQATFLKDMYNLIHISTGDVFRFNIKNATELGLLAKEYMDQGDLVPDEVTIDMLKAEVEKNADANGFIFDGFPRTQSQAVALDAFLADKGEQINGMIALEVPEDILVTRLLERGKTSGRTDDTDEAKIRNRFNEYNTKTSILKNYFEEQDKYYGINGVGSIKEITERIAEVFDKL; from the coding sequence ATGAATATTATAAAACTTGACGATTTATATTTTAAACCTTATATCCATAAGGATGAAATTACTCGAATTGTAAAACAATTAGCACATCAAGTTAAAGCAGATTTACCAAATGATGAAATACCAGTTTTTGTGGGTATTTTAAATGGCTGTTTTTTATTTGCTGCTGATTTTATAAGAGAATATAAAGGAAATTGTGAAGTATCTTTTGTAAAGTTAGCCTCTTATCAAGGCACAACTTCATCAGAAAAAGTAAAACATTTAGTTGGTATTAATGAAGATTTAACAGGAAGAACTGTTATAATTTTAGAAGATATTATAGATACAGGTGCAACTTTGCAAGAAATTTATGATATTTTTAGAGACAAAAATGTAAAAAAATTAAAAGTAGTTTCGTTGTTTTTTAAGCCAGATGTGTTTAGAAAAGAACTCCCAATAGATTATATTGGTAAAAATATAGCAGACAAATTTATTGTAGGTTATGGTTTGGATTACAATGGATTAGGAAGAAATTATGCATCAATATATCAATTATCAACAAAACCTACAATGAAAAACATCGTATTATTTGGACCTCCAGGAGCAGGGAAAGGAACGCAAGCTACATTTTTAAAAGACATGTATAATTTAATACATATTTCTACAGGAGATGTATTTCGTTTTAATATTAAAAATGCTACAGAATTAGGTTTGTTAGCAAAAGAATATATGGACCAAGGAGATTTAGTGCCAGACGAAGTAACTATAGATATGCTAAAAGCAGAAGTAGAAAAAAATGCAGATGCAAATGGTTTTATTTTTGATGGTTTTCCAAGAACACAATCTCAAGCAGTAGCCTTAGACGCTTTTTTAGCTGATAAAGGCGAGCAAATTAATGGAATGATTGCTTTAGAAGTTCCTGAAGATATTTTAGTAACTCGTTTGTTAGAAAGAGGAAAAACGAGTGGAAGAACAGACGATACTGATGAAGCAAAAATTAGAAATCGTTTTAACGAATACAATACAAAAACATCAATTCTAAAAAATTATTTTGAAGAGCAAGATAAATATTATGGAATTAATGGAGTGGGCTCTATAAAAGAGATCACAGAAAGAATTGCTGAAGTATTTGATAAATTGTAA